A part of Streptomyces sp. SLBN-31 genomic DNA contains:
- a CDS encoding HAD family acid phosphatase — MTSRRPWARRTAVITVSASALVALAAPANAATSTASVDYATWQKDCQGVMDQALPYVKERIAAAGAGEKQAIVLDIDNTALETDFGFSWPQPANKPVLSVAQYAQQHGVSLFFVTARPGIIYLPTEYNLEHDGYQVSGLYVRGLVDLFKDVAAYKTAQRVAIENKGYDIIANIGNSATDLSGGHADKAFKLPDYDGQLS, encoded by the coding sequence ATGACAAGCCGACGCCCCTGGGCTCGCCGCACAGCCGTCATCACCGTCTCCGCCTCGGCCCTGGTGGCGCTGGCCGCCCCCGCGAACGCGGCGACGAGCACCGCAAGCGTCGACTACGCCACCTGGCAGAAGGACTGCCAGGGCGTGATGGACCAGGCCCTCCCGTACGTCAAGGAGCGCATCGCCGCCGCCGGGGCGGGCGAGAAGCAGGCCATCGTCCTCGACATCGACAACACCGCCCTGGAGACCGACTTCGGCTTCAGCTGGCCGCAGCCGGCCAACAAGCCCGTCCTGAGCGTCGCCCAGTACGCCCAGCAGCACGGCGTCTCCCTGTTCTTCGTCACCGCCCGCCCCGGCATCATCTATCTGCCCACCGAGTACAACCTGGAGCACGACGGCTACCAGGTGTCCGGCCTCTACGTCCGCGGCCTCGTCGACCTCTTCAAGGACGTCGCCGCCTACAAGACCGCCCAGCGCGTCGCCATCGAGAACAAGGGCTACGACATCATCGCCAACATCGGCAACAGCGCGACCGACCTCTCGGGCGGCCACGCCGACAAGGCCTTCAAACTGCCGGACTACGACGGTCAGTTGTCCTAG
- a CDS encoding ATP-dependent Clp protease ATP-binding subunit yields the protein MFERFTDRARRVVVLAQEEARMLNHNYIGTEHILLGLIHEGEGVAAKALESLGISLEAVRQQVEEIIGQGQQAPSGHIPFTPRAKKVLELSLREALQLGHNYIGTEHILLGLIREGEGVAAQVLVKLGADLNRVRQQVIQLLSGYQGKETATAGGPAEGTPSTSLVLDQFGRNLTQAARESKLDPVIGREKEIERVMQVLSRRTKNNPVLIGEPGVGKTAVVEGLAQAIVKGEVPETLKDKHLYTLDLGALVAGSRYRGDFEERLKKVLKEIRTRGDIILFIDELHTLVGAGAAEGAIDAASILKPMLARGELQTIGATTLDEYRKHLEKDAALERRFQPIQVAEPSLPHTIEILKGLRDRYEAHHRVSITDEALVQAATLADRYISDRFLPDKAIDLIDEAGSRMRIRRMTAPPDLREFDEKIAGVRRDKESAIDSQDFEKAASLRDKEKQLLAAKAKREKEWKAGDMDVVAEVDGELIAEVLATATGIPVFKLTEEESSRLLRMEDELHKRVIGQKDAVKALSKAIRRTRAGLKDPKRPGGSFIFAGPSGVGKTELSKALAEFLFGDEDALISLDMSEFSEKHTVSRLFGSPPGYVGYEEGGQLTEKVRRKPFSVVLFDEVEKAHPDIFNSLLQILEDGRLTDSQGRVVDFKNTVIIMTTNLGTRDISKGFNLGFAASGDTKSNYERMKNKVSDELKQHFRPEFLNRVDDVVVFPQLTQEDILAIVDLMISKVDERLKDRDMGIELSQSAKELLSQKGYDPVLGARPLRRTIQREIEDTLSEKILFGELRPGHIVVVDTEGEGETKTFTFRGEEKSALPDVPPIEQAAGGAGPNLSKEA from the coding sequence ATGTTCGAGAGGTTCACCGACCGCGCGCGGCGGGTTGTCGTCCTGGCTCAGGAAGAAGCCCGGATGCTCAACCACAACTACATCGGCACCGAGCACATCCTCCTGGGCCTGATCCACGAGGGTGAGGGTGTCGCCGCCAAGGCCCTTGAGAGCCTCGGGATTTCGCTCGAGGCGGTCCGCCAGCAGGTGGAGGAGATCATCGGCCAGGGCCAGCAGGCCCCGTCCGGGCACATCCCCTTCACCCCCCGTGCCAAGAAGGTCCTGGAGCTGTCGCTCCGCGAGGCCCTTCAGCTGGGCCACAACTACATCGGCACGGAGCACATCCTGCTCGGCCTGATCCGTGAGGGCGAGGGCGTCGCCGCCCAGGTCCTGGTCAAGCTGGGCGCAGACCTCAACCGGGTGCGGCAGCAGGTGATCCAGCTGCTCTCCGGTTACCAGGGCAAGGAGACCGCCACCGCCGGCGGACCTGCCGAGGGCACGCCCTCGACGTCCCTGGTCCTCGACCAGTTCGGCCGGAACCTCACCCAGGCCGCTCGTGAGTCCAAGCTCGACCCGGTCATCGGGCGCGAGAAGGAGATCGAGCGGGTCATGCAGGTGCTGTCCCGCCGCACCAAGAACAACCCGGTGCTCATCGGTGAGCCCGGCGTCGGCAAGACCGCCGTCGTCGAGGGCCTCGCCCAGGCCATTGTCAAGGGCGAGGTGCCCGAGACCCTCAAGGACAAGCACCTCTACACCCTGGACCTCGGCGCGCTGGTCGCCGGCTCCCGCTACCGCGGTGACTTCGAGGAGCGCCTGAAGAAGGTGCTCAAGGAGATCCGCACCCGCGGCGACATCATCCTGTTCATCGACGAGCTGCACACGCTGGTCGGTGCGGGTGCCGCCGAGGGCGCCATCGACGCCGCTTCGATCCTGAAGCCGATGCTGGCCCGCGGTGAGCTGCAGACCATCGGTGCGACCACGCTGGACGAGTACCGCAAGCACCTGGAGAAGGACGCGGCCCTGGAGCGCCGCTTCCAGCCCATCCAGGTCGCGGAGCCGTCCCTGCCGCACACGATCGAGATCCTCAAGGGTCTGCGCGACCGGTACGAGGCCCACCACCGCGTCTCCATCACGGACGAGGCGCTGGTCCAGGCGGCCACCCTGGCCGACCGCTACATCTCGGACCGCTTCCTGCCGGACAAGGCGATCGACCTGATCGACGAGGCCGGTTCCCGGATGCGCATCCGCCGGATGACGGCTCCGCCGGACCTGCGCGAGTTCGACGAGAAGATCGCGGGCGTGCGCCGCGACAAGGAGTCCGCGATCGACTCGCAGGACTTCGAGAAGGCCGCCTCCCTGCGCGACAAGGAGAAGCAGCTCCTCGCCGCCAAGGCCAAGCGCGAGAAGGAGTGGAAGGCCGGCGACATGGACGTCGTCGCCGAGGTCGACGGCGAGCTGATCGCCGAGGTCCTCGCGACCGCCACCGGCATCCCGGTCTTCAAGCTGACCGAGGAGGAGTCCTCGCGTCTGCTGCGCATGGAGGACGAGCTCCACAAGCGGGTCATCGGTCAGAAGGACGCCGTCAAGGCGCTGTCGAAGGCGATCCGCCGTACGCGTGCCGGTCTGAAGGACCCGAAGCGTCCGGGTGGCTCGTTCATCTTCGCCGGCCCGTCCGGTGTCGGTAAGACCGAGCTGTCCAAGGCGCTCGCCGAGTTCCTCTTCGGTGACGAGGACGCGCTGATCTCCCTCGACATGTCGGAGTTCAGTGAGAAGCACACGGTCTCCCGGCTCTTCGGTTCGCCCCCCGGCTACGTGGGCTACGAAGAGGGCGGCCAGCTGACCGAGAAGGTCCGCCGCAAGCCGTTCTCCGTCGTCCTGTTCGACGAGGTCGAGAAGGCCCACCCGGACATCTTCAACTCGCTGCTGCAGATCCTGGAGGACGGTCGCCTGACCGACTCCCAGGGCCGGGTCGTGGACTTCAAGAACACGGTCATCATCATGACGACCAACCTCGGCACGCGGGACATCTCGAAGGGCTTCAACCTGGGCTTCGCGGCCTCGGGCGACACGAAGTCCAACTACGAGCGCATGAAGAACAAGGTGTCGGACGAGCTCAAGCAGCACTTCCGCCCCGAGTTCCTCAACCGCGTCGACGACGTCGTCGTCTTCCCGCAGCTGACGCAGGAGGACATCCTCGCGATCGTCGACCTGATGATCAGCAAGGTGGACGAGCGCCTGAAGGACCGGGACATGGGCATCGAGCTCTCCCAGTCCGCCAAGGAGCTGCTCTCCCAGAAGGGTTACGACCCCGTGCTGGGCGCCCGGCCGCTGCGCCGGACCATCCAGCGCGAGATCGAGGACACCCTCTCGGAGAAGATCCTCTTCGGCGAGCTGCGTCCCGGCCACATCGTGGTCGTCGACACGGAGGGCGAGGGCGAGACCAAGACCTTCACCTTCCGCGGCGAGGAGAAGTCGGCCCTGCCGGACGTCCCGCCGATCGAGCAGGCGGCCGGCGGAGCGGGCCCGAACCTGAGCAAGGAGGCGTAA
- a CDS encoding M23 family metallopeptidase, protein MSPRVTSRSSRTSALRTRAAVLAAGFGMSAVLGAGVAVAADTTSATNSASASVSGVASAVEAQAAAQAKAAKAAAAAKAKAAAAKKAAAKKAEAAKKAAARKAAAKKKAAAKAAAKRAASWVHPVRKYTLSAKFAQAGGMWQSTHSGQDFAVASGTEVVAAHGGTVVKAGSNGAGDGPAYGNAIVIRHGNGTYSQYAHLSRIDVRVGQVVRTGQHIALSGNTGNSSGPHLHFEIRRTANYGSAIDPVAFLRSKGLGV, encoded by the coding sequence ATGTCCCCGCGTGTCACGTCCCGTTCTTCCCGTACGTCCGCCCTGCGCACCCGTGCGGCCGTCCTGGCCGCCGGCTTCGGTATGTCGGCCGTGCTGGGTGCCGGGGTCGCGGTCGCCGCCGACACCACCTCGGCGACCAACTCCGCCTCCGCCTCCGTCTCCGGCGTGGCGAGCGCCGTCGAGGCGCAGGCGGCGGCCCAGGCCAAGGCCGCCAAGGCCGCCGCGGCCGCGAAGGCCAAGGCCGCGGCAGCGAAGAAGGCGGCCGCCAAGAAGGCCGAGGCCGCGAAGAAGGCGGCCGCCAGGAAGGCCGCCGCGAAGAAGAAGGCGGCTGCCAAGGCCGCCGCGAAGAGGGCCGCCTCCTGGGTCCACCCGGTCCGGAAGTACACGCTCTCCGCCAAGTTCGCCCAGGCCGGCGGCATGTGGCAGTCCACCCACAGTGGCCAGGACTTCGCCGTGGCCAGCGGCACCGAGGTCGTCGCCGCGCACGGCGGCACCGTGGTCAAGGCCGGCTCGAACGGCGCCGGTGACGGCCCGGCGTACGGCAACGCCATCGTCATCCGGCACGGCAACGGCACGTACTCGCAGTACGCCCACCTCTCGCGGATCGACGTCAGGGTCGGCCAGGTCGTCCGGACGGGCCAGCACATCGCCCTGTCCGGCAACACCGGCAACTCCAGCGGACCGCACCTGCACTTCGAGATCCGCAGGACCGCCAACTACGGGTCGGCGATCGACCCGGTGGCCTTCCTGCGCTCCAAGGGCCTGGGCGTCTGA
- a CDS encoding SCO3374 family protein, producing MVGSDPPVISDLTVPLPRRPLEAGSRIRDWYENELEWPTVPARPGAPLRLSVGERFDVLDVPAEAGRAGLRHLAPYSPVALQGERMRLLVAAGSAEELPGLLDWLEWGSLVPDLRAIGEGGVMDAPSPPDRGDTLQGAAVWLRPPEPGRAVEASLPTLSAAGGVGGAPDLVRLVGTVAAHCHRSWLRRACAQPPADAAASDQALAFS from the coding sequence ATGGTTGGCAGCGACCCCCCGGTCATCTCGGATCTCACGGTCCCACTCCCCCGCCGGCCTCTCGAGGCGGGTTCGCGAATCCGCGACTGGTACGAGAACGAATTGGAGTGGCCGACGGTGCCCGCGCGGCCGGGTGCTCCGCTGCGGCTTTCCGTGGGCGAGCGCTTCGACGTCCTGGACGTGCCGGCGGAAGCGGGCCGGGCGGGCCTGCGCCATCTCGCGCCGTACTCTCCGGTGGCCCTCCAGGGCGAGCGGATGCGGCTGCTGGTGGCGGCGGGCAGCGCGGAGGAGCTGCCGGGGCTGCTGGACTGGCTGGAGTGGGGAAGCCTGGTGCCCGATCTGAGGGCGATCGGCGAGGGCGGCGTCATGGACGCGCCGTCACCACCGGACCGCGGGGACACCCTGCAGGGGGCCGCCGTATGGCTGCGGCCCCCCGAACCGGGGCGCGCGGTCGAGGCCTCGCTGCCGACGCTGTCGGCCGCGGGGGGCGTCGGTGGCGCCCCCGATCTCGTACGTCTCGTGGGCACGGTGGCAGCGCACTGCCACCGGTCGTGGCTGCGGCGCGCGTGCGCCCAGCCTCCGGCCGATGCTGCGGCCAGTGATCAGGCGTTGGCCTTCTCGTAG
- a CDS encoding TetR/AcrR family transcriptional regulator, whose product MGGTMDGTKRQRRGNTRQRIQDVALELFAEQGYEKTSLREIAESLDVTKAALYYHFKTKEEILVSIFEDLSEPIEELIEWGKLQPHTLETKQEIIRRYNEALSQALPLFRFMQENQATVKELRIGEMFRNRMMGMRDILIDPDAALVDQVRCISAVFAMHAGMFALNDLPGTDEEKREAVLEVATALVVQAHQGTHAED is encoded by the coding sequence ATGGGCGGCACGATGGACGGCACCAAGCGGCAGCGCCGCGGCAACACTCGCCAGCGCATCCAGGACGTGGCGCTCGAACTCTTCGCGGAACAGGGCTACGAGAAGACCTCGCTGCGCGAGATCGCCGAGAGCCTGGACGTCACCAAGGCGGCGCTCTACTACCACTTCAAGACGAAGGAAGAGATCCTCGTCAGCATCTTCGAGGACCTGTCCGAGCCGATCGAGGAGCTGATCGAGTGGGGAAAGCTCCAGCCGCACACGCTGGAGACCAAGCAGGAGATCATCCGCCGCTACAACGAGGCCCTGTCCCAGGCCCTGCCGCTCTTCCGCTTCATGCAGGAGAACCAGGCGACGGTGAAGGAACTGCGCATCGGCGAGATGTTCCGCAACCGCATGATGGGCATGCGCGACATCCTCATCGACCCGGACGCCGCGCTCGTCGACCAGGTCCGCTGCATCAGCGCGGTGTTCGCGATGCACGCCGGGATGTTCGCCCTCAACGACCTGCCGGGCACCGACGAGGAGAAGCGCGAGGCGGTCCTGGAGGTGGCGACGGCCCTGGTGGTTCAGGCCCACCAGGGCACGCACGCCGAGGACTGA